From Streptomyces sp. GSL17-111, one genomic window encodes:
- a CDS encoding RHS repeat-associated core domain-containing protein encodes MPDRRVPRRAKVPIAVGLSLAVATGLVQFVAFDDTGDGRPDVQSSGDPAEGRNAEAKPRASDPARDAAVTTLEDADWPHAASASVPVGERDGSGKATVIGGLPVTVTAADADAADPAKVTVSSLGRERAAETGSAALLKVARADGEADPASVELTLDYGEFAEAYGGGYGARLRLVQLPECATHATPGSAECPELPEPLPTRNDVAGHTLTATVEAHGARDGLSTQAGEPARLLAVSAGDSSAQGDYKATKLSPSAEWSVAKSSGGFSWSYPFRTVPTPGGLKPSIGLSYSSQAVDGQTSATNNQGSWIGEGFSFEPGYIERRYKPCADDGHDTSAEQCWAFDNATMMLDGASGELIKDDDTGEWHLTGENGARIEKLTGASNGDDNGEHWKVTTTDGTEYYFGLNRRPGWSSGDEQTHSTWTTPVFGDDSGEPCYDATFADAHCQQAWRWNLDYVKDTHGNVMSYLYGKETNHYALNGKTDVDGTSYTRGGYLKRVDYGQRDGEVFTTDPAARVVFTTAERCLPTDDFDCAASKFTDDNAEHWPDTPVDRYCKAGTECDASQASATFWTRKRLTGITTQMHTGDGSYQDVDAWTFTHLFTDNGDDSKTLWLSKIDHEGKVDGSAELPALELQGEQLVNRVDADGDNIAPFHRFRLSSVLTETGTQLDVNYAPTECTADALPEPGEQTKRCYPVRWAPPGHIDPITDWFHKYVVAEIIQTDRTGGARDLVTRYDYQGPAGWRHGEKDGITDEEMLTWDQWQGYGKVTVTSGDGQTMPTRIDYTFLQGLDGDKKPGGGTRTESVTDSTGTSYTGHKEYTGFELEAATYDGDEVVAKTISEPWKHVTATQTKPWKTTRATLVRPQTSRGFKALADGSWRETKSTTTFDTSVRSGRATRIEELGDLSTTDDDTCTRLWYADNPDKNMYEVPSRSEKVAVDCSTTPDRTTDVLADERTAYDGGDVGDAPTKGDPTTTERLTSHDGTTATYQATGTTAYDAFGRPTSQTDAGGATTTTEYTDVHGLIAKTEVTNALGHVTTTDYAPAWGQSRGQTDPNGQRTDLAYDPLGRLVSVWMPDRDTSQSPSIKYSYDISRDEPVAVRTEKLEIGGTYGVEYQLYDGLLRPRQKQTEGPDGTRMVADAHYDGTGKVWKTSATYNAAGTPSSELLLVSDGEVGAQTLHEYDGLGRPTRQTFAVAGVEQWSSTTDYDGQYTHVDPPEGGVPTTTVTNAAGQTTEVWHWDGPTPNPGGGAGPGNGYDTTAYTFTPAGRLETVTDAEGNTWRYEYDQLGRKVKSIDPDAGTSTMVYDELDQLVSSTDARGEKTSTVYDVLGRPTTTWEGDPETGTRLTETRYDREGWLGQAYASLRYTGDGDEYFGSVVQSMDEFYRPLKTAHRVPDSEGALAGVYTFTQSYNRDGTLQSTGMPAAGGLEAESLAYDYDELQRATGLSGNDTPYVEETTYSPTSLLQQLALNMDDGETLWQTFDYEKGTDRLTRSLLDASTQETPLRSADYSYDAAGNILSIADRAGVAPDVQCFAYDTGRRLSEAWTPAADTQTAAGSGTVSGQLDGSSPSACDAAPGAAPLGGPAPYWSSYTVDSIGNRTQEVQHDTGLDPAQDTTRTYTYGEGDAGPHAVTKVVEDGPTVDQQSTYAYDATGNTTERVIGGDTQTLEWNAEGKLTRTTEAGGDEASYVYNAGGDRVLRRDATSTTVYLPGMELRLANGSTTVEATRYYAFAGQTIAVRTDDGTLSYLADDHQGTAQLAVDAATGQVSQRRFNPYGQDRGSPTGQWPGEKGYVGGTIDRQTGLTHIGARQYDSELGKFISVDPIIDYTDPQQVNGYAYANNSPVTNSDPSGLLLIGGGGGGSSSGTFVDGWAIALGLGNGRGHESTEVREAQDDVNRAQSNYNAARQQTVDAAKELVEIAKDILGINAAMDCFSSGDLAACGETALNIAGTFVGGLAGKILAKYGAPWQWAKGARMVKRVWGLLGDLTSGVKGMWKHSKTLSKAKDKLSAARKKASKNRSEGRSEPEGADRPSRAESPDGPEGGSCATNSFVPGTRVLMADGSTKPIEDVELGDKVIATDPGTGETEVETVTAEITGSGAKNLVKVTLDLDGEKGEETASVTATDGHPFWVPELDEWIDATELRSGQWLQTSAGTHVQITAVERWTQQATVHNLTVTDLHTYYVQVGSASALAHNCKKNVTAYHYTSKKSFNKIMGSGKESITLRASSPSKGNPRGVYVTGMGPSDVLKKRGGFKSYLGLTKEKSEYMIEFETCACSVGGRLPGGRQHVWYAPGDLSIARAAIRYAGRVNR; translated from the coding sequence TTGCCCGACCGGCGCGTCCCACGCCGCGCGAAGGTCCCGATCGCCGTCGGGCTGAGCCTCGCCGTGGCCACCGGTCTGGTGCAGTTCGTCGCCTTCGACGACACCGGCGACGGCCGGCCCGACGTCCAGAGCTCCGGCGACCCCGCCGAGGGGAGGAACGCCGAGGCGAAGCCCCGCGCCTCCGACCCGGCGCGGGACGCCGCCGTCACGACCCTGGAGGACGCCGACTGGCCGCACGCCGCCAGCGCCTCCGTGCCCGTCGGTGAACGGGACGGTTCCGGCAAGGCCACCGTGATCGGCGGCCTCCCCGTCACGGTCACGGCCGCCGACGCCGACGCCGCCGACCCCGCCAAGGTCACCGTCTCCTCGCTCGGCCGCGAACGGGCCGCCGAGACGGGCAGCGCGGCCCTGCTCAAGGTCGCCCGCGCGGACGGCGAGGCCGACCCCGCTTCCGTGGAACTGACGCTCGACTACGGCGAGTTCGCCGAAGCCTACGGCGGCGGCTACGGCGCCCGGCTGCGCCTCGTCCAGCTCCCCGAGTGCGCCACACACGCCACCCCCGGCAGCGCGGAGTGCCCGGAGCTTCCCGAGCCGCTGCCCACCCGCAACGACGTCGCGGGCCACACCCTGACCGCCACCGTGGAGGCCCACGGAGCCCGGGACGGCCTCTCCACCCAGGCCGGGGAGCCCGCACGGCTGCTGGCCGTCAGCGCGGGCGACTCCTCCGCCCAGGGCGACTACAAGGCCACCAAGCTCTCGCCCTCGGCGGAGTGGTCGGTGGCCAAGTCCTCCGGCGGGTTCTCCTGGAGCTACCCGTTCCGGACGGTGCCGACGCCGGGCGGGCTGAAGCCGAGCATCGGGCTCAGCTACTCCTCGCAGGCCGTGGACGGCCAGACCTCGGCCACCAACAACCAGGGCTCCTGGATCGGTGAGGGCTTCTCCTTCGAACCGGGCTACATCGAGCGCCGCTACAAGCCCTGCGCCGACGACGGCCACGACACCTCCGCCGAGCAGTGCTGGGCCTTCGACAACGCCACCATGATGCTCGACGGCGCCTCCGGTGAGCTGATCAAGGACGACGACACCGGCGAGTGGCACCTCACCGGCGAGAACGGCGCCCGGATCGAGAAGCTCACCGGCGCCTCCAACGGCGACGACAACGGTGAGCACTGGAAGGTCACCACCACCGACGGCACCGAGTACTACTTCGGGCTCAACCGCCGCCCCGGCTGGTCCTCCGGCGACGAGCAGACCCACTCCACCTGGACGACCCCCGTCTTCGGCGACGACTCCGGCGAGCCCTGCTACGACGCGACCTTCGCCGACGCCCACTGCCAGCAGGCCTGGCGCTGGAACCTGGACTACGTCAAGGACACGCACGGCAACGTGATGTCCTACCTGTACGGCAAGGAGACCAACCACTACGCGCTGAACGGGAAGACGGACGTCGACGGGACGTCCTACACCCGCGGCGGCTACCTCAAGCGCGTCGACTACGGCCAGCGCGACGGAGAGGTCTTCACCACCGACCCCGCCGCCCGCGTCGTCTTCACCACCGCCGAGCGCTGCCTGCCCACCGACGACTTCGACTGCGCGGCGAGCAAGTTCACCGACGACAACGCCGAGCACTGGCCCGACACCCCCGTGGACCGGTACTGCAAGGCCGGCACGGAGTGCGACGCCAGCCAGGCGTCCGCCACCTTCTGGACGCGCAAGCGGCTCACCGGCATCACCACCCAGATGCACACCGGTGACGGCTCCTACCAGGACGTGGACGCCTGGACGTTCACGCACCTGTTCACCGACAACGGCGACGACTCCAAGACGCTGTGGCTCTCGAAGATCGACCACGAGGGCAAGGTCGACGGCAGCGCGGAGCTGCCCGCCCTGGAGCTCCAGGGCGAACAGCTCGTCAACCGCGTGGACGCGGACGGCGACAACATCGCCCCCTTCCACCGCTTCCGCCTCAGCTCCGTCCTCACCGAGACCGGCACCCAGCTCGACGTCAACTACGCGCCCACCGAGTGCACCGCCGACGCGCTGCCCGAGCCCGGTGAGCAGACCAAGCGCTGCTACCCCGTGCGCTGGGCCCCGCCCGGCCACATCGACCCGATCACCGACTGGTTCCACAAGTACGTCGTCGCCGAGATCATCCAGACCGACCGCACCGGCGGCGCCCGCGACCTCGTCACCCGCTACGACTACCAGGGCCCGGCCGGCTGGCGGCACGGCGAGAAGGACGGCATCACCGACGAGGAGATGCTGACCTGGGACCAGTGGCAGGGCTACGGCAAGGTCACCGTCACCAGCGGCGACGGCCAGACCATGCCCACCCGGATCGACTACACCTTCCTCCAGGGCCTCGACGGCGACAAGAAGCCCGGCGGCGGCACCCGCACCGAAAGCGTCACCGACTCCACCGGCACGAGCTACACCGGGCACAAGGAGTACACCGGCTTCGAGCTGGAAGCGGCCACCTACGACGGCGACGAGGTCGTCGCCAAGACCATCAGCGAGCCGTGGAAGCACGTCACCGCGACCCAGACCAAGCCGTGGAAGACGACGAGGGCCACCCTCGTCCGGCCACAGACCAGCCGCGGCTTCAAGGCACTCGCCGACGGCAGTTGGCGCGAGACGAAGTCCACGACCACGTTCGACACGTCCGTCCGCAGCGGCCGTGCCACGCGGATCGAGGAACTCGGCGACCTCTCCACCACCGACGACGACACCTGCACCCGGCTGTGGTACGCGGACAACCCCGACAAGAACATGTACGAGGTGCCGTCGCGCAGCGAGAAGGTGGCGGTCGACTGCTCGACCACCCCGGACCGCACGACGGACGTCCTCGCGGACGAGCGCACCGCCTACGACGGCGGCGACGTCGGTGACGCCCCCACCAAGGGCGACCCCACCACCACCGAGCGGCTGACGTCCCACGACGGCACCACCGCCACCTACCAGGCCACCGGCACCACCGCCTACGACGCCTTCGGCCGCCCCACCTCCCAGACCGACGCGGGCGGCGCGACCACCACCACCGAGTACACCGACGTCCACGGCCTCATCGCGAAGACCGAGGTCACCAACGCGCTCGGGCACGTCACCACCACCGACTACGCCCCCGCCTGGGGCCAGTCCCGGGGCCAGACCGACCCCAACGGGCAGCGCACCGACCTGGCGTACGACCCGCTCGGCCGCCTGGTCTCGGTGTGGATGCCGGACCGGGACACGAGCCAGTCCCCGAGCATCAAGTACAGCTACGACATCAGCCGGGACGAGCCCGTCGCCGTCAGGACCGAGAAGCTGGAGATCGGCGGCACCTACGGTGTCGAGTACCAGCTCTACGACGGCCTCCTCCGCCCCCGGCAGAAGCAGACCGAGGGCCCCGACGGCACCCGCATGGTCGCCGACGCCCACTACGACGGCACCGGAAAGGTCTGGAAGACCTCCGCCACCTACAACGCCGCAGGCACTCCCTCGTCGGAGCTGCTGCTCGTCTCCGACGGGGAGGTCGGCGCCCAGACGCTCCACGAGTACGACGGTCTGGGACGGCCGACGCGGCAGACGTTCGCCGTCGCCGGGGTGGAGCAGTGGAGCTCCACCACCGACTACGACGGCCAGTACACCCACGTCGACCCGCCCGAGGGCGGCGTGCCGACCACGACCGTCACCAACGCGGCGGGCCAGACCACCGAGGTGTGGCACTGGGACGGCCCCACCCCGAACCCGGGCGGCGGAGCCGGACCGGGCAACGGCTACGACACCACGGCCTACACCTTCACCCCGGCCGGGCGACTGGAGACCGTCACCGACGCGGAGGGCAACACCTGGCGGTACGAGTACGACCAGCTGGGCCGCAAGGTCAAGAGCATCGACCCGGACGCGGGCACCTCCACGATGGTCTACGACGAGCTGGACCAGCTCGTCTCGAGCACCGACGCCCGTGGCGAGAAGACCTCCACCGTCTACGACGTACTCGGCCGCCCCACCACCACCTGGGAGGGCGACCCGGAGACCGGCACCAGACTGACCGAGACCCGCTACGACCGCGAGGGCTGGCTCGGCCAGGCGTACGCCTCGCTGCGCTACACCGGGGACGGCGACGAGTACTTCGGCTCCGTCGTCCAGTCCATGGACGAGTTCTACCGGCCACTGAAGACCGCCCACCGCGTGCCCGACTCCGAAGGGGCCCTCGCGGGCGTCTACACCTTCACCCAGAGCTACAACCGCGACGGCACCCTCCAGAGCACCGGAATGCCCGCCGCCGGTGGGTTGGAGGCGGAGTCACTCGCCTACGACTACGACGAACTCCAGCGCGCGACCGGCCTGTCGGGCAACGACACGCCCTACGTCGAGGAGACGACGTACTCGCCGACCAGCCTCCTCCAGCAACTCGCCCTGAACATGGACGACGGGGAGACGCTGTGGCAGACCTTCGACTACGAGAAGGGCACCGACCGGCTCACCCGCTCACTGCTCGACGCGTCCACGCAGGAGACCCCGCTCCGCTCGGCGGACTACTCCTACGACGCGGCGGGCAACATCCTGTCCATCGCGGACCGCGCGGGCGTCGCCCCCGACGTCCAGTGCTTCGCCTACGACACCGGCCGACGCCTGTCCGAGGCGTGGACCCCGGCGGCCGACACCCAGACGGCCGCCGGCTCCGGCACCGTCAGCGGCCAGCTGGACGGCAGCAGCCCGTCCGCCTGTGACGCCGCCCCCGGCGCCGCCCCTCTCGGCGGCCCGGCGCCCTACTGGTCGTCCTACACGGTCGACTCCATCGGCAACCGCACCCAGGAGGTCCAGCACGACACCGGCCTCGACCCGGCCCAGGACACCACCCGCACCTACACCTACGGCGAGGGCGACGCCGGTCCCCACGCGGTCACCAAGGTCGTCGAGGACGGCCCCACCGTGGACCAGCAGTCCACCTACGCCTACGACGCGACCGGCAACACCACCGAGCGCGTCATCGGCGGCGACACCCAGACCCTGGAGTGGAACGCCGAAGGCAAGCTGACCCGGACCACCGAGGCCGGCGGCGACGAGGCGAGCTACGTCTACAACGCCGGCGGCGACCGCGTCCTGCGGCGCGACGCCACGTCCACCACGGTGTACCTGCCCGGCATGGAGCTGCGGCTCGCCAACGGCTCGACCACCGTCGAAGCCACCCGCTACTACGCGTTCGCGGGCCAGACCATCGCCGTCCGCACCGACGACGGCACGCTCTCCTACCTCGCCGACGACCACCAGGGCACCGCCCAGTTGGCCGTCGACGCCGCGACCGGCCAGGTATCTCAGCGCCGCTTCAACCCCTACGGCCAGGACCGGGGTTCCCCCACCGGCCAGTGGCCGGGCGAGAAGGGCTACGTCGGCGGCACGATCGACCGCCAGACCGGCCTCACTCACATAGGAGCACGTCAGTACGACTCCGAACTGGGCAAGTTCATCTCGGTCGACCCGATCATCGACTACACCGACCCGCAGCAGGTCAACGGCTACGCCTACGCCAACAACAGCCCGGTCACCAACTCCGACCCGTCGGGTCTGCTGCTCATCGGTGGCGGCGGTGGCGGTAGCAGTAGCGGAACCTTCGTCGATGGGTGGGCCATCGCCCTCGGTCTTGGGAATGGCCGTGGCCACGAGTCCACTGAGGTCCGCGAGGCCCAGGACGACGTCAACCGGGCCCAGAGCAACTACAACGCCGCCCGGCAGCAGACCGTCGACGCCGCCAAGGAACTCGTCGAGATCGCCAAGGACATCCTCGGCATCAACGCGGCGATGGACTGCTTCTCCAGCGGCGACCTGGCAGCCTGCGGCGAGACCGCGCTCAACATCGCCGGCACCTTCGTCGGCGGCCTGGCGGGCAAGATCCTCGCCAAGTACGGCGCACCCTGGCAGTGGGCGAAGGGCGCCCGCATGGTCAAACGCGTCTGGGGTCTCCTGGGCGACCTGACCTCGGGCGTCAAGGGGATGTGGAAGCACTCCAAGACGCTCAGCAAGGCCAAGGACAAACTCAGTGCCGCCAGAAAGAAGGCGAGCAAGAACCGCTCGGAAGGCCGCTCCGAACCCGAAGGCGCCGACCGCCCGTCCAGAGCGGAGAGCCCGGACGGCCCGGAGGGCGGTAGCTGCGCGACGAACAGCTTCGTCCCCGGCACCCGCGTCCTCATGGCCGACGGGTCCACGAAGCCGATCGAGGACGTGGAGCTCGGTGACAAGGTCATCGCCACCGATCCGGGGACGGGCGAGACCGAAGTCGAAACCGTCACGGCGGAGATCACCGGCTCGGGAGCCAAGAACCTCGTCAAGGTCACCCTCGACCTCGACGGCGAAAAGGGCGAGGAGACGGCCTCCGTCACCGCGACCGACGGCCACCCGTTCTGGGTCCCCGAACTGGACGAGTGGATCGACGCGACCGAGCTCCGGTCCGGCCAGTGGCTCCAGACCAGCGCGGGCACCCACGTCCAGATCACCGCGGTCGAACGCTGGACCCAGCAGGCCACCGTCCACAACCTCACCGTCACGGACCTCCACACGTACTACGTGCAGGTGGGTTCAGCCTCAGCACTTGCTCACAACTGCAAGAAGAACGTCACCGCCTACCACTACACGTCCAAGAAAAGCTTCAACAAGATTATGGGCAGCGGCAAGGAATCCATCACTCTCAGGGCTTCAAGTCCGTCGAAGGGAAACCCGCGCGGTGTTTATGTCACGGGTATGGGGCCCTCGGACGTCCTGAAGAAGCGCGGCGGATTCAAGTCTTACCTCGGGCTAACCAAGGAGAAGTCCGAGTACATGATTGAGTTCGAAACCTGCGCTTGCTCTGTAGGGGGAAGACTGCCAGGTGGACGGCAACACGTCTGGTATGCACCTGGTGATCTCAGTATTGCGAGAGCGGCCATCCGGTACGCTGGCCGAGTGAACCGGTAG
- a CDS encoding transposase family protein, with translation MPNEATLLLDLDGVSVIRVERLEDGTRRVHLATAEEAARACPECGAFAWKVKGTARTRPRDLPYGEHGLVLLWHKRRWWCREPTCPRTSFTESVAQIPAGARITTRLRQAAGRRVRDAGSTVIQAARDLHLSWPTVTRAFRASAREVVDVPLPEVHCDRERVARVPGETYMVDVDGLRPSSEYTFTVRAEDGDGSLSPFSREVTVTTLPDRPDEKPPTRPEDLRARADGSRAATLTWREATDDTGVTSYDVLQGGTAIHSVTDGSTTTYEIHLDGEFAATLVWGARHAVKVRAKLPDGHWGAFTPPRTATTP, from the coding sequence TTGCCCAACGAAGCGACGTTGCTGCTCGACCTCGACGGGGTGTCCGTCATACGGGTCGAGCGGCTTGAGGACGGCACCCGCCGGGTGCATCTGGCCACGGCGGAGGAAGCGGCTCGCGCCTGCCCGGAGTGCGGCGCCTTCGCCTGGAAGGTGAAGGGCACAGCCCGGACCCGTCCTCGGGATCTTCCCTACGGGGAGCACGGGCTGGTGCTGTTGTGGCACAAGCGCCGCTGGTGGTGCCGCGAGCCGACGTGCCCGAGGACGTCGTTCACCGAGAGCGTCGCCCAGATACCGGCCGGGGCACGGATCACCACCCGGCTGCGCCAGGCGGCCGGGCGCCGGGTGCGCGATGCCGGCTCCACGGTCATCCAGGCGGCCCGCGACCTGCACCTCTCCTGGCCGACGGTGACGAGGGCCTTCCGTGCATCGGCGCGCGAGGTCGTCGACGTTCCGCTGCCCGAGGTCCATTGCGACAGGGAGCGCGTCGCGCGGGTGCCCGGCGAGACGTACATGGTGGACGTCGACGGGCTGCGGCCCTCCTCCGAGTACACCTTCACCGTCCGGGCCGAGGACGGGGACGGCAGCCTCTCACCGTTCAGCAGGGAGGTCACCGTCACGACGCTCCCCGACCGGCCGGACGAGAAGCCTCCGACGCGGCCGGAGGACCTGCGGGCGCGGGCGGACGGCTCCCGGGCGGCCACCCTCACCTGGCGGGAGGCGACCGACGACACCGGCGTGACGTCCTACGACGTCCTCCAAGGCGGCACCGCGATCCACAGCGTGACCGACGGCTCAACCACCACCTACGAGATCCACCTCGACGGGGAGTTCGCCGCGACGCTCGTCTGGGGGGCCCGGCACGCGGTCAAGGTCCGAGCCAAGCTCCCCGACGGCCACTGGGGCGCCTTCACCCCGCCGCGCACCGCCACCACCCCCTGA
- a CDS encoding proline dehydrogenase family protein, with translation MTTQTPATNAALSSQAAQVLRGLALDEELKWRVPGDPVLGPLARKVARRYVAGETLPDALDRAQQVLAVGHRVNVEYMGESCRDPRRATEETDTFLSAARLLPPGCSISLDSSHIGLAVDAELALANASRIAQATADTGREMVISAEGSDRTDEVLALHRKLCERFDHVGITVQARLHRTADDLAELLSRPGRIRLVKGAFLESEAIAHRREAPALTAAYLAYAQQLADSGHPCSFATHDWDLINRIDQHLGGKGTDSDPWEFETLLGLGPDRLQAMAERGHPTREYIVFGTEWWLYVCNRIAEDPQRLLQALVDAAA, from the coding sequence ATGACCACGCAGACCCCCGCCACCAACGCCGCCCTCTCGTCACAGGCTGCCCAAGTCCTGCGTGGGCTCGCGCTCGACGAGGAGCTGAAGTGGCGCGTCCCAGGCGACCCGGTCCTCGGCCCTCTGGCCCGCAAAGTTGCGCGGCGGTACGTGGCCGGTGAAACCCTGCCCGACGCCCTGGACCGGGCGCAGCAGGTCCTGGCCGTCGGCCACCGCGTGAACGTCGAGTACATGGGCGAGAGCTGCCGCGACCCGCGGCGAGCCACGGAAGAGACCGACACGTTCCTCTCCGCGGCCCGGCTACTGCCACCCGGGTGCTCGATCTCCCTGGACTCGTCCCACATCGGCCTGGCCGTCGATGCGGAACTTGCCCTTGCCAACGCCTCCCGCATCGCCCAGGCCACCGCCGACACCGGGCGGGAGATGGTGATCTCGGCTGAAGGCTCCGACCGTACCGACGAGGTTCTTGCCCTGCACCGCAAGCTGTGCGAGCGGTTCGACCATGTGGGCATCACCGTCCAGGCACGCCTACATCGCACCGCAGACGACCTGGCGGAGCTGCTTTCCCGTCCCGGCCGCATCCGCCTGGTCAAGGGCGCCTTCCTCGAATCTGAGGCCATCGCCCACAGGCGCGAGGCCCCGGCCCTGACCGCCGCCTATCTCGCGTACGCGCAACAGTTGGCCGACTCGGGCCATCCGTGCTCCTTCGCCACCCACGACTGGGATCTGATCAACCGCATTGACCAGCACCTCGGAGGGAAGGGCACCGATTCCGATCCTTGGGAGTTCGAGACCCTCCTCGGCCTCGGGCCCGACCGCCTCCAGGCCATGGCCGAGCGCGGCCACCCCACCCGGGAGTACATCGTCTTCGGCACGGAATGGTGGCTCTACGTCTGCAACCGCATCGCCGAAGACCCCCAGCGCCTGCTCCAAGCCCTCGTCGACGCGGCCGCATGA
- a CDS encoding GlxA family transcriptional regulator gives MLRDVAVLALQGAHAFELGVFCEVFGIDRSDDALPVYDFALVSATGDSVPTRHGFEVRARHGLERLASADLICVPAYDLDVRQPDHLTEELRAAVKRGARVLSVCTGAFLLGEAGLLDERRCTTHWRYTDELARRHPRARVESDVLYVDEDPVITGAGTAAGVDTCLHLIRKEHGSAVANAIARRMVTPPHRDGGQHQYRQRPLPREGTGSLAPVLAWVEANLDQDLTVDAMACRAHLSPRTFARRFRQETGTTPLQWLTGQRVLLVQHHLETTDDPVTAIAHRTGFGTVDNLRHHFARHLGTTPQAYRRAFRALPTSRRSAPLTVSQGPRNTD, from the coding sequence GTGCTTCGCGACGTCGCCGTCCTGGCCCTCCAGGGTGCCCACGCGTTCGAGCTGGGCGTGTTCTGCGAGGTCTTCGGGATCGACCGCAGCGACGACGCGCTGCCCGTGTACGACTTCGCTCTTGTCTCGGCCACCGGCGACAGCGTGCCGACCCGCCACGGCTTCGAGGTGCGGGCCCGGCACGGCCTGGAGCGGCTGGCCTCGGCGGACCTCATCTGCGTCCCCGCCTACGACCTCGATGTGCGCCAGCCGGACCACCTGACCGAGGAACTGCGGGCTGCTGTGAAGCGTGGCGCTCGGGTCCTGAGCGTCTGTACCGGCGCCTTCCTCCTCGGCGAGGCCGGGCTGCTCGACGAGCGACGCTGCACCACCCACTGGCGCTACACCGACGAACTCGCCCGCCGCCACCCGCGTGCCCGGGTCGAGTCGGACGTGCTCTACGTCGACGAGGACCCGGTCATCACCGGCGCCGGCACCGCCGCCGGCGTCGACACCTGCCTCCACCTCATCCGCAAGGAGCACGGCAGCGCCGTCGCCAACGCAATCGCCCGCCGCATGGTCACACCCCCGCACCGTGACGGCGGCCAGCACCAGTACCGCCAACGCCCCCTCCCCCGGGAGGGGACCGGGTCCCTCGCCCCTGTCCTGGCCTGGGTGGAAGCCAACCTCGACCAGGACCTGACCGTCGACGCAATGGCCTGTCGTGCCCACCTCTCCCCACGGACCTTCGCCCGACGCTTCCGACAGGAGACCGGGACCACGCCGCTGCAATGGCTGACCGGACAGAGGGTCCTGCTCGTGCAGCACCACTTGGAGACCACAGACGACCCAGTAACCGCGATCGCCCACCGCACGGGCTTCGGTACCGTCGACAACCTCCGCCACCACTTCGCCCGACACCTCGGCACGACGCCCCAGGCATACCGGCGGGCGTTCAGAGCCCTGCCCACCAGCCGACGATCCGCGCCCCTCACGGTTTCACAAGGGCCGCGCAATACTGACTGA
- a CDS encoding response regulator transcription factor: MTSEGTVRVALLDAHPVVLAGLEAWYAASGEPITVCATGRDLAAVLAGPGREAHVVVLDLHLSPGRCAYEELRALVAQRRRVIVYAPSDSRAAAVTCLDLGAHTLVTKAEGAQHLVAATLAAAEGTGYTSPALAALLGGATRPGRPHLAPRETDVLLTWFRSDSKTAVAADLGISVRTVNTYLDRIRDKYGDAGRPARTKAHLVARAVQDGLIALDDL; the protein is encoded by the coding sequence GTGACGTCGGAGGGCACGGTGCGGGTCGCTCTGCTCGACGCCCACCCCGTCGTCCTGGCGGGCCTCGAAGCCTGGTACGCGGCCTCCGGCGAGCCCATCACGGTGTGTGCCACCGGCCGTGACCTCGCCGCCGTCCTCGCCGGGCCGGGCCGCGAGGCGCACGTCGTCGTGCTGGACCTGCACCTGTCGCCGGGGCGCTGCGCCTACGAGGAGCTGCGGGCGCTCGTCGCCCAGCGGCGTCGGGTGATCGTGTACGCCCCGAGCGACAGCCGGGCGGCGGCGGTCACCTGCCTCGACCTCGGCGCCCACACCCTGGTCACCAAGGCCGAGGGTGCCCAGCACCTGGTGGCGGCCACGCTCGCGGCGGCCGAGGGCACCGGCTACACCTCCCCGGCGCTCGCCGCCCTGCTCGGCGGAGCCACCCGGCCGGGTCGGCCGCACCTCGCCCCGCGCGAGACGGACGTCCTGCTGACGTGGTTCCGCTCCGACTCCAAGACGGCGGTCGCCGCCGACCTCGGGATCTCCGTCCGGACCGTGAACACCTACCTGGACCGCATACGGGACAAGTACGGCGACGCGGGGCGTCCGGCCCGCACCAAGGCCCACCTCGTGGCACGCGCCGTCCAGGACGGCCTGATCGCCCTGGACGACCTGTAG
- a CDS encoding pyridoxamine 5'-phosphate oxidase family protein, with amino-acid sequence MTLTDAMRDLVSAQGLGFVATVRPDGTPNPSPKGTTEVWDDGPPAPC; translated from the coding sequence ATGACACTGACCGACGCCATGCGGGACCTCGTCTCGGCCCAGGGGCTCGGGTTCGTCGCCACCGTCCGCCCGGACGGCACACCGAACCCGTCGCCGAAGGGCACGACGGAGGTGTGGGACGACGGCCCGCCCGCACCCTGCTGA